In a single window of the Bacteroidota bacterium genome:
- a CDS encoding PKD domain-containing protein codes for MRKLILALFFVGFFALGASSQTVAEFKFNTACFGDSTTLTSLATSTNTILQLNWDIDSNGLFTDDTGAVVKWLFPAYQSYTVGLQVITNVDTVVIYKTVLTRAQPTANFNIDFPKQCLSSNFFTYTNASSLASGSMTYFWDLGNGVTSNTATDTNCIYFSAGTFSVKLIATSDSGCMDSITQNAEVLTASVVDFIANDTSQCLLGNSFLFTDNSLMCDPVLNFSWDLDGDGVFGDSVNQSPLTHIFTTPGNYQIGFKVTTTLGGVDSIYKTMYVYATPASSFAFTTDSGQCLAANSFAFNNTTVLGGPGSVSYLWNYGDGDTSTATNPPVHTYLTQAAFPVKLLATSDMGCIDSTIMNANIYPQPVVDFIFADSLACTADTFKMTNNSTIPSPWVLTYNWDFGDASTDTAQNPSHNYIASGNYTVKLIAVSDSGCSDSITKMAYVYATSVARFNTNDTDQCLSGNAFTFINNSISCSPVVSIEWDFDGDNIADALGDTVNYSFVTSGIFAIGMRLTTTTDTDSISMNMMVYPDPVAGFTVNDSTQALGGNSFIFTNTSSITPPSALTYLWNFADGDTSSTASPTHSYLAIGTYPVKLNVVSVDGCSDSITSNMYVNSPLNLGFISFEVCDGDSMIFVDTTISGSPILSIDWDMNNDNVFTNATGPIVKYLFPSFGIYNVGMMITTASSVDTIYKSVTVNEIPIVDFSFTEACQGVATSLLDQSTIVKDTIVKYYWDFDNDGNPDDSNTNAITNFAVAGTILVGHAVVTNKGCFDFVVKPVKVNFQPSADFSFSDNCIGDSTLFTNNTVILNDTVINYLWDYGDGTDAIIKDNHRHYYALDGTYAVRLITLSNKACRDTVTKSVTIHPSPALNLLFSGDTTFYSGSSVTITAGPGPYDSIFWSTGQTSAAIIANSAGVHTVRVVDTNNCSAEDSTLISLINVTEFKANEVLTPNGDNINDLWIIYDLPFYAPVEVNIYNRWGDVMYSSTNYQNDWDATFNGQKLPEGTYYYIIRTKIDDVQKGSLNIIR; via the coding sequence ATGAGAAAGTTAATACTTGCACTATTTTTTGTTGGCTTTTTTGCTCTTGGCGCAAGCAGTCAAACAGTCGCAGAATTTAAATTTAACACCGCCTGCTTTGGCGACTCAACAACTCTCACCAGTCTGGCAACAAGTACAAACACAATACTCCAGCTAAACTGGGATATTGATAGTAATGGCTTATTTACAGATGATACAGGAGCCGTTGTAAAATGGCTATTTCCTGCTTACCAGTCATACACTGTTGGCTTACAGGTCATTACAAATGTTGACACCGTTGTTATTTATAAAACTGTTTTAACTCGTGCACAACCAACTGCTAACTTCAATATTGATTTTCCTAAACAATGTTTGAGTAGCAATTTCTTTACGTATACAAATGCATCCTCTTTGGCTTCAGGATCCATGACTTATTTTTGGGATTTGGGCAATGGTGTAACTTCTAATACAGCAACTGATACCAATTGCATCTATTTTTCTGCAGGCACATTTTCAGTCAAGTTAATTGCCACCTCAGATTCAGGATGTATGGATTCAATAACTCAAAATGCAGAAGTACTAACAGCATCAGTTGTTGATTTTATCGCCAACGACACCTCACAATGTTTGCTCGGTAATTCTTTTTTATTCACTGACAATTCGCTCATGTGCGATCCTGTTTTAAACTTTTCATGGGATTTAGATGGCGATGGTGTTTTTGGGGACTCCGTAAATCAAAGTCCATTAACCCATATTTTTACTACACCTGGGAACTACCAGATAGGATTTAAAGTAACAACAACACTTGGTGGTGTAGATTCCATCTATAAAACCATGTATGTATATGCCACACCAGCCTCCTCGTTTGCTTTCACAACCGATTCAGGCCAATGTCTAGCAGCTAACAGCTTTGCATTCAATAATACAACTGTTTTGGGAGGCCCTGGCAGTGTTTCGTATCTTTGGAATTATGGTGATGGTGACACTTCTACTGCTACCAATCCACCTGTTCATACATATCTGACACAAGCAGCTTTTCCTGTCAAACTTCTGGCAACCAGTGATATGGGCTGTATTGATTCAACAATCATGAATGCAAACATATATCCTCAACCAGTAGTTGATTTTATTTTTGCTGATAGTCTGGCATGTACTGCCGATACCTTTAAAATGACCAATAATTCTACTATCCCATCCCCATGGGTATTAACTTATAATTGGGACTTTGGAGATGCATCAACTGATACAGCTCAAAACCCATCACATAATTACATTGCCAGTGGCAATTATACTGTAAAATTGATTGCCGTATCAGATAGTGGATGTTCTGATTCCATTACGAAAATGGCTTATGTGTATGCCACTTCTGTTGCTCGATTTAACACAAACGACACTGATCAGTGTTTATCTGGAAACGCCTTTACATTTATCAATAATTCCATTAGCTGTTCTCCTGTTGTTTCTATTGAATGGGATTTTGATGGAGATAATATAGCTGATGCATTAGGCGATACGGTAAATTATTCATTTGTTACTTCAGGAATTTTTGCCATCGGAATGAGGCTTACCACAACTACGGATACCGATTCAATTTCAATGAATATGATGGTGTATCCGGATCCTGTTGCAGGATTTACTGTTAATGATTCAACTCAGGCTCTTGGAGGAAATAGTTTTATTTTCACAAATACATCCAGTATTACACCTCCTTCAGCTTTAACATATCTTTGGAATTTTGCCGATGGAGATACATCTTCTACTGCTAGTCCAACTCACAGTTATCTTGCTATTGGAACTTATCCTGTTAAACTCAATGTAGTTAGTGTCGATGGTTGTTCCGACTCCATAACAAGTAATATGTATGTAAACTCACCACTAAATTTAGGCTTTATTTCTTTTGAAGTTTGCGATGGAGATTCTATGATATTTGTGGATACAACCATCAGTGGAAGCCCAATTCTTTCAATTGATTGGGACATGAATAACGACAATGTATTTACCAATGCCACAGGGCCAATTGTAAAATATTTATTCCCTTCTTTTGGAATTTACAATGTAGGAATGATGATAACCACCGCTTCTTCAGTGGATACTATATATAAAAGTGTTACCGTAAATGAAATACCTATTGTTGACTTCTCCTTTACTGAAGCATGTCAGGGAGTTGCCACTTCTTTGCTTGATCAATCTACTATTGTAAAAGATACCATTGTCAAGTATTATTGGGATTTTGATAACGATGGAAATCCAGATGATAGCAACACTAACGCGATTACTAATTTTGCTGTTGCCGGTACCATTTTAGTAGGTCATGCAGTGGTTACTAACAAAGGATGTTTTGATTTTGTTGTAAAGCCCGTTAAAGTTAATTTCCAACCAAGTGCAGATTTCAGCTTTTCTGATAATTGCATTGGAGACTCGACCTTGTTTACCAATAACACTGTGATACTCAATGACACTGTGATCAATTATCTATGGGATTATGGAGATGGAACAGACGCCATTATTAAAGACAACCACAGACATTACTATGCGCTGGATGGAACTTATGCAGTCCGATTAATTACCCTTTCAAACAAAGCTTGTCGCGACACTGTTACCAAAAGTGTAACTATACATCCTTCACCTGCTTTAAATTTACTTTTCAGTGGAGATACTACTTTTTATAGTGGTTCAAGCGTAACCATTACAGCCGGACCAGGCCCATACGATAGTATTTTCTGGTCAACAGGACAAACATCTGCAGCCATCATTGCAAATTCTGCTGGAGTTCATACAGTTCGTGTAGTAGATACGAATAACTGTTCAGCCGAAGATTCTACATTGATAAGTCTTATCAATGTCACAGAGTTCAAAGCCAACGAAGTGTTAACACCGAATGGAGATAATATCAATGATTTGTGGATCATATACGATTTGCCTTTTTATGCACCTGTTGAGGTTAACATTTACAACAGATGGGGTGACGTAATGTATAGCAGCACCAATTACCAAAATGATTGGGATGCTACTTTCAATGGTCAAAAACTTCCTGAAGGCACCTATTATTATATCATTAGAACAAAAATTGACGATGTTCAAAAAGGAAGTTTAAACATCATTCGATAG
- a CDS encoding PorP/SprF family type IX secretion system membrane protein, giving the protein MKKHGILIALIIGMSISVYAQKLPLNNQYLINKYSLNPSYAGLESGINAFAGYRNQWVGVEGTPITKMFSAHSALGNKIAIGGEIISDQEGMFTRLYAGLTYAYQLKVADEHIISFGLSGRLYEHSINLNDVVIDNPLDPVLDNRVTQNETVLNAGASVLYNFKGLYVGFNAPYLLNNRSRFNSENNIDEYLLRRHYVGHASYDITITDDFKIEPFGIVRFTEYAPVNFEFASLFKYKEQVWLGASYRREGNIGLSAGFNVNKKMALNYTYEMMGKGMTAQSDGTHEFTLGLFLGRGIKKIKENQLALTEKSDSLASESKKLKDELVEEQKAAAAERAKAIAKIDQLQQRLSDAELEMANIKNYTEEQKAAKEKEIDEEILDIEKQLQEVGGQFFVVVEAFKIPENAEKSIEIWRIKGLEVKMIYNEVRDFYYIYVGKYPTYNDALRVKSTLKDNAVFGWIYLWKNSK; this is encoded by the coding sequence ATGAAAAAGCACGGAATTCTGATCGCACTAATAATTGGCATGAGCATTTCTGTTTATGCCCAGAAATTACCGCTTAACAATCAATATTTGATTAATAAATATTCCCTCAATCCATCCTATGCTGGCTTGGAATCAGGAATAAATGCATTTGCCGGTTATAGAAATCAGTGGGTTGGTGTAGAAGGTACACCTATAACAAAAATGTTTTCAGCTCACTCCGCCTTAGGAAATAAGATTGCCATTGGTGGGGAAATAATCTCTGATCAGGAAGGCATGTTTACCCGACTATATGCAGGGCTTACATATGCCTATCAGCTAAAAGTTGCTGATGAGCATATCATTTCTTTCGGACTTTCAGGCCGTTTATATGAACACAGCATTAATCTTAATGATGTGGTAATTGACAATCCACTTGATCCGGTTTTAGACAATCGTGTTACACAAAACGAAACAGTTTTGAATGCAGGTGCATCTGTCCTTTATAATTTTAAAGGTTTGTATGTTGGATTTAATGCTCCTTATTTATTAAACAACAGAAGTAGGTTCAATTCTGAGAATAATATTGACGAATATTTATTGAGAAGACATTATGTGGGACATGCCTCTTACGACATCACCATTACCGATGACTTTAAAATTGAACCATTTGGAATTGTGCGTTTTACTGAATATGCTCCTGTTAATTTCGAATTTGCTTCTCTTTTTAAATACAAAGAACAAGTTTGGCTTGGAGCCTCTTATCGTAGAGAAGGTAACATTGGACTGAGTGCGGGATTCAATGTCAATAAAAAAATGGCTCTTAATTATACCTATGAAATGATGGGAAAAGGTATGACAGCTCAATCCGATGGAACACATGAGTTTACATTGGGATTGTTTTTAGGAAGAGGAATCAAGAAAATCAAAGAAAACCAACTTGCTCTTACCGAAAAGTCTGACTCACTTGCATCAGAATCGAAAAAATTGAAAGATGAATTGGTAGAAGAGCAGAAAGCTGCCGCAGCAGAAAGAGCCAAGGCAATTGCAAAAATTGATCAATTACAGCAACGCTTAAGCGATGCAGAGCTGGAAATGGCCAATATTAAGAACTATACTGAAGAGCAAAAAGCTGCCAAAGAAAAGGAAATTGATGAGGAAATTTTAGATATTGAAAAGCAATTGCAGGAAGTTGGCGGACAATTCTTTGTTGTCGTAGAAGCGTTTAAGATTCCTGAAAATGCCGAAAAATCTATCGAAATTTGGCGTATTAAAGGTCTTGAAGTAAAAATGATTTATAATGAGGTCAGAGACTTCTATTATATATATGTAGGAAAGTACCCAACCTATAACGATGCATTACGTGTAAAGAGTACACTGAAAGATAATGCGGTGTTTGGTTGGATATATTTGTGGAAAAATTCAAAATAA
- a CDS encoding T9SS type A sorting domain-containing protein produces the protein MKKFFGITLLLLLIINLQAQELAPVVIASAGRDVSNGEKRLAFTVGELVVSTESNGNYTLTQGFHQPPSLYFTSVNTTIDAEISINVFPNPTRDIVNISIRSDNLSEQCQVDLYNLYGQKLSPSLKRFSTTDGENISIDLSSEAHGAYFIRIHDPVSQKHFTDFKVIKIR, from the coding sequence ATGAAGAAATTCTTCGGAATTACTCTTCTATTATTGCTGATCATTAATTTGCAAGCACAGGAACTTGCTCCTGTTGTTATAGCATCGGCAGGGAGAGATGTATCTAATGGAGAAAAACGTCTTGCTTTTACAGTTGGAGAATTAGTCGTTTCTACTGAAAGTAACGGCAATTATACACTCACACAAGGCTTTCATCAGCCTCCAAGTTTGTATTTCACCAGTGTTAATACAACTATTGATGCCGAAATCAGCATTAATGTTTTTCCCAATCCAACCAGGGATATTGTAAACATTAGTATACGTAGCGACAATTTAAGTGAGCAATGTCAGGTAGACTTATATAATTTATATGGGCAAAAGCTAAGTCCATCATTGAAACGTTTTTCAACAACTGATGGGGAAAATATATCAATTGATTTATCAAGTGAAGCACATGGAGCTTATTTTATTCGAATCCATGATCCAGTTTCTCAGAAGCACTTCACTGATTTCAAAGTAATTAAGATTAGATAA